One genomic segment of Occultella kanbiaonis includes these proteins:
- a CDS encoding TfoX/Sxy family protein: MSDSPQSELIDRLRDLLAGEPSTREVAMFGGRSFMVNDAMVVSALKPGDLLVRVPAERHDELLARPGAEQAEMGAGRTMGPGWISVSASHLDTAAALSEWLEVALAHNRAR; this comes from the coding sequence GTGAGTGATTCGCCCCAGTCAGAGCTGATCGACCGCCTCCGCGACCTGCTCGCCGGTGAGCCGTCGACCCGCGAGGTCGCCATGTTCGGGGGCCGGTCGTTCATGGTGAACGACGCGATGGTCGTCAGCGCCCTGAAACCGGGTGACCTGCTGGTCCGCGTCCCCGCGGAGCGGCACGACGAGCTGCTCGCCAGGCCGGGCGCGGAGCAGGCGGAGATGGGCGCCGGACGCACGATGGGACCGGGCTGGATCTCGGTCTCCGCGTCGCACCTCGACACCGCGGCCGCGCTGTCCGAGTGGCTCGAGGTCGCGCTCGCGCACAACCGGGCCCGCTGA
- a CDS encoding MOSC domain-containing protein, whose translation MRVTQLRVYPVKSLGGQTVSEARVEPWGLAGDRRWGIVDEAGKKVTARELRALLGLRAEAIGADAIRIHADYGSIAVQSPRGATPVPVSHARQGLAVPAKACASDWISARVGRPVRLVWQEDPTVRSIDDEHGGRPGDSLTLADAGPLLLTSEASLAQLQDWIDAEVGEPDPAGLDPDDVSGPGVLATLTRTVAAPLSMLRFRPNVVIDGEEPFAEDDWPTVRIGDVEFRTSEICDRCVMTTIDPVTLAGGKEPIRTLARHRRWDRATWFGTRLVPLGGGRLRVGDTVVAEPGR comes from the coding sequence ATGCGGGTCACCCAGTTGCGCGTCTACCCGGTGAAGTCCCTCGGCGGCCAGACGGTGTCCGAGGCCCGGGTCGAGCCGTGGGGCCTGGCGGGAGATCGGCGCTGGGGCATCGTCGACGAGGCCGGGAAGAAGGTCACGGCCCGCGAGCTGCGCGCCCTGCTCGGACTGCGCGCCGAGGCGATCGGGGCGGACGCGATCCGGATCCACGCGGACTACGGGAGCATCGCCGTGCAGAGCCCACGCGGCGCCACACCGGTACCGGTCAGCCACGCCAGGCAGGGACTCGCCGTACCGGCGAAGGCCTGCGCGAGCGACTGGATCAGCGCCCGGGTGGGCCGGCCGGTGCGACTCGTCTGGCAAGAAGACCCGACGGTGCGCTCGATCGACGACGAGCACGGCGGGCGCCCCGGGGACTCGCTCACCCTGGCCGACGCCGGCCCGCTGCTGCTGACGTCGGAGGCTTCGCTGGCGCAGCTGCAGGACTGGATCGACGCCGAGGTCGGGGAGCCGGATCCCGCCGGACTCGACCCCGACGACGTCAGTGGGCCGGGAGTCCTCGCCACGCTCACGCGCACGGTCGCCGCGCCGCTGAGCATGCTGCGGTTCCGGCCGAACGTCGTCATCGACGGCGAGGAGCCGTTCGCCGAGGACGATTGGCCGACGGTGCGGATCGGTGACGTCGAGTTCCGGACCTCGGAGATCTGTGACAGGTGCGTGATGACGACGATCGACCCGGTGACCCTCGCCGGTGGCAAGGAGCCGATCCGGACCCTGGCCCGGCACCGCCGGTGGGACCGTGCGACCTGGTTCGGCACCCGGCTGGTCCCGCTCGGCGGCGGGCGGCTGCGGGTGGGGGACACCGTGGTGGCGGAGCCGGGCCGATGA
- a CDS encoding ABC transporter permease translates to MGARVLAAELDKLRTLPVIAVTLIGTVVTGVVIAAALAASAAAQGTPSSVVELVLAAVPFVQVGIILLGVLPAGHEYDGRQIATTLVAVPDRARALAGKTMAAAAIVGIGAALSIGAALATAAIAATATDVTLTAERAPWRLAGAIAYLAVIGLLAHAVAVALRHLVPALVAMIALLVIISPVAAGLTEHARWLPDRAASQLYADTDTLLTAATGPLVALAWLVAIGTLGAVRFIRRDP, encoded by the coding sequence ATGGGCGCACGGGTCCTGGCCGCGGAACTGGACAAGCTCCGGACGCTGCCGGTCATCGCGGTCACACTCATCGGCACGGTCGTCACCGGGGTCGTCATCGCCGCCGCGCTCGCCGCGTCCGCGGCGGCCCAGGGCACGCCGTCGTCCGTCGTCGAGCTCGTCCTGGCCGCGGTCCCGTTCGTGCAGGTCGGGATCATCCTGCTCGGTGTGCTGCCGGCCGGCCATGAGTACGACGGGCGCCAGATCGCCACGACGCTCGTCGCGGTACCCGACCGTGCGCGCGCCCTGGCCGGCAAGACCATGGCCGCTGCCGCCATCGTCGGCATCGGTGCGGCGCTGAGCATCGGCGCGGCGCTCGCTACCGCCGCGATCGCGGCAACCGCCACCGACGTGACCCTGACGGCGGAGCGCGCCCCGTGGCGCCTGGCCGGTGCGATCGCTTACCTCGCCGTGATCGGCCTGCTCGCCCACGCCGTCGCCGTGGCGTTGCGGCACCTCGTGCCCGCGCTGGTCGCGATGATCGCCCTGCTGGTGATCATCTCGCCCGTGGCAGCCGGTCTCACCGAGCATGCGCGCTGGCTCCCGGACCGGGCCGCGTCGCAGTTGTACGCCGACACGGACACGTTGCTGACGGCGGCGACCGGCCCGCTCGTGGCCCTCGCCTGGCTCGTCGCGATCGGGACCCTAGGTGCCGTCCGATTCATCCGCCGCGACCCCTGA
- a CDS encoding ABC transporter permease produces MRVAGLLAAELRKTVTLPAAWAGIGVAVLGSIAITVLNAVTTRSAIDAGTPERVANTSAFEAAFAAMPLGTVGAVVLGVVMISSEYAANAADAGAGRQITATLTAMPRRVSLLAAKVTVLVLLVIAVAAVTLPTTVGIANAVIGSAATETVTPEQALLRGLGGALYWTLTGLIAVAVTLLTRSGLIAPIVLIANSSVVSVSLLLTNLTPLAHWLPDLAGRRLFAGVDTVDGGLAAGPGALVMAAWTVLLLAVAAIVFRRRDA; encoded by the coding sequence ATGAGGGTGGCCGGCCTGCTCGCGGCGGAACTGCGCAAGACCGTGACGCTGCCCGCAGCCTGGGCGGGTATCGGCGTCGCGGTGCTCGGCTCGATCGCTATCACGGTGCTCAATGCCGTGACGACCCGGTCCGCGATCGACGCCGGCACGCCGGAGCGGGTGGCGAACACGTCGGCGTTCGAGGCCGCGTTCGCCGCGATGCCGCTCGGCACCGTCGGTGCGGTCGTCCTCGGCGTCGTCATGATCAGCAGCGAGTACGCCGCGAACGCCGCCGACGCCGGCGCCGGGCGGCAGATCACGGCCACCCTGACCGCGATGCCACGCCGGGTGAGCCTGCTCGCCGCGAAGGTGACGGTGCTCGTCCTGCTCGTGATCGCCGTCGCCGCCGTCACGCTGCCCACCACCGTGGGGATCGCGAACGCGGTCATCGGCAGCGCCGCGACCGAGACGGTGACGCCCGAGCAGGCGCTGCTGCGCGGCCTCGGCGGCGCCCTCTACTGGACGCTCACCGGGCTCATCGCCGTTGCCGTCACCCTGCTGACCCGCAGCGGGCTGATCGCGCCGATCGTGCTGATCGCGAACAGCTCGGTGGTGTCGGTCTCCCTGCTGCTGACCAACCTCACCCCACTGGCGCACTGGCTGCCCGACCTCGCCGGCCGACGACTGTTCGCCGGTGTGGACACCGTCGACGGTGGGTTGGCCGCCGGCCCCGGTGCGCTCGTCATGGCCGCGTGGACCGTGCTGCTCCTGGCGGTCGCGGCCATCGTCTTCCGCCGCCGCGACGCGTGA
- a CDS encoding ABC transporter ATP-binding protein codes for MLLIDQLVKRHGTRTVLDHVGFEARPGRVTAFLGANGAGKSSTLRILLGLDRPDGGSALVGGRPYRSLRDPLRTVGSMLDGSGAHRARTARDHLAWLARSNGIDRRRVGEVLDQVGLASSARVRVGRLSLGMGQRLGLAAALLGEPRALVLDEPVNGLDPEGIRWMRALLRDQAAAGGTVLLSSHLMAEVADVADDLVVIAGGRIAATGTLAELTAGYDRLEDAFFALTGGDGGAHR; via the coding sequence ATGCTCCTCATCGATCAACTCGTCAAACGTCACGGCACCAGGACCGTGCTCGATCACGTCGGCTTCGAGGCCCGCCCGGGCCGCGTCACCGCGTTCCTGGGCGCGAACGGCGCCGGCAAGTCCTCCACCCTGCGGATCCTGCTCGGGCTCGACCGGCCCGACGGCGGATCCGCCCTGGTCGGCGGCCGTCCGTACCGGAGCCTGCGCGACCCGCTCCGCACGGTCGGGTCGATGCTCGACGGCTCCGGGGCGCACCGCGCCCGGACGGCGCGCGACCATCTGGCCTGGCTGGCCCGCAGCAACGGCATCGACCGCCGCCGGGTCGGTGAGGTGCTGGACCAGGTCGGGCTCGCGTCCTCCGCCAGGGTCCGGGTCGGGCGGCTCTCGCTGGGCATGGGACAGCGGCTCGGGCTCGCGGCGGCTCTGCTCGGTGAGCCGCGAGCACTCGTCCTGGACGAGCCTGTCAACGGGCTGGATCCGGAGGGCATCCGTTGGATGCGCGCTCTGCTGCGTGACCAGGCCGCCGCGGGTGGCACCGTGCTGCTCTCCAGCCACCTGATGGCCGAGGTCGCCGACGTCGCGGACGACCTCGTGGTCATCGCGGGCGGGCGGATCGCGGCGACCGGGACCCTCGCCGAGCTCACCGCCGGGTACGACCGGCTCGAGGACGCGTTCTTCGCCCTCACCGGTGGCGACGGGGGAGCGCACCGATGA
- a CDS encoding sensor histidine kinase — protein sequence MPQTDRPVLRSRVWLVAGGVIVALVLVLSTVGVDPPFGAMAVLLGAAVFAAAVLAWALWRARQERRAFEDELTAWAAERAAQAERLRIARDLHDLASHGLGLITVRAAAARTVTGPTMATERAAALADIERTARGATTELRRMLSVLRTPGEGAPLRPAETLADLPRIVAAARAGGVEAVLEVADLGEVSAGTQLTVCAIVREGLTNTVRHAGPTAARVLVVRAGDEVLATVTDDGPAAGWAPHPGAGAGIAGLRERVDALGGTLLGERVGDGYRLTARLPERLGPAGTP from the coding sequence GTGCCCCAGACCGACCGCCCCGTGCTGCGCTCGCGCGTCTGGCTGGTCGCCGGTGGCGTGATCGTGGCGCTGGTGCTCGTGCTCTCGACGGTCGGCGTCGATCCGCCGTTCGGCGCGATGGCGGTCCTGCTCGGCGCCGCCGTGTTCGCCGCCGCCGTGCTCGCCTGGGCCCTGTGGCGAGCCCGGCAGGAGCGACGCGCCTTCGAGGACGAACTGACCGCGTGGGCCGCCGAACGCGCCGCCCAGGCCGAGCGCCTGCGAATCGCCCGCGACCTGCACGATCTGGCCTCCCATGGGCTCGGCCTGATCACCGTCCGCGCCGCCGCGGCCCGCACCGTCACCGGTCCGACCATGGCGACCGAACGGGCCGCGGCCCTGGCGGACATCGAACGGACCGCCCGCGGTGCCACGACCGAGCTGCGCCGGATGCTCTCGGTGCTGCGCACGCCCGGAGAGGGCGCCCCGCTACGGCCTGCGGAGACCCTCGCCGACCTGCCGCGGATCGTGGCCGCGGCCCGGGCCGGCGGGGTCGAGGCCGTGCTCGAGGTCGCCGACCTCGGCGAGGTCTCGGCCGGGACCCAGCTCACCGTGTGCGCGATCGTGCGCGAGGGCCTGACGAACACCGTCCGGCACGCCGGCCCGACGGCGGCGCGCGTCCTGGTCGTGCGCGCCGGCGACGAGGTGCTCGCCACGGTCACCGATGACGGCCCGGCAGCCGGGTGGGCGCCGCATCCCGGCGCGGGCGCGGGGATCGCGGGTCTACGCGAGCGCGTCGACGCCCTCGGTGGCACGCTGCTCGGTGAGCGCGTCGGTGACGGCTACCGGCTGACCGCCCGGCTGCCCGAGCGTCTCGGGCCGGCAGGCACACCGTGA
- a CDS encoding response regulator → MTGPVRVLVVDDQPLIRHSLRLIVDGAPDLTVVGEAGTGAGALEQTRELRPDIVLMDLRMPGGDGIEATRRIAADPALDRTRVLVLTMFELDEYVHAALGAGASGFLLKDAEPARLVDAIRRTHAGESLFAPSVLARLVENYLSRSAPASAPASLTGREAQVLTLVGRGLSNTEITQALTISMGTVKTHIGSLLSKLHARDRAQLVIAAYEHGLVGAGSAARAPR, encoded by the coding sequence GTGACCGGGCCGGTGCGGGTTCTCGTCGTCGACGACCAGCCGCTGATCCGGCACAGCCTGCGGCTCATCGTCGACGGCGCCCCGGACCTGACCGTCGTCGGCGAGGCGGGCACCGGCGCCGGTGCCCTCGAGCAGACTCGCGAGCTGCGGCCGGACATCGTGCTCATGGACCTCCGGATGCCCGGCGGCGACGGCATCGAGGCGACCCGCCGCATCGCCGCCGACCCCGCGCTCGACCGCACCCGGGTGCTGGTCCTGACCATGTTCGAGCTCGACGAGTACGTCCATGCGGCCCTGGGCGCCGGCGCGAGCGGGTTCCTCCTCAAGGACGCCGAACCGGCCCGGCTCGTCGACGCGATCCGGCGCACCCACGCCGGCGAGTCACTCTTCGCGCCGAGCGTCCTGGCCCGGCTCGTCGAGAACTACCTGAGCCGGTCCGCACCCGCGAGCGCGCCCGCATCGCTCACCGGCCGGGAGGCGCAGGTGCTCACCCTCGTCGGCCGCGGGCTGTCCAACACCGAGATCACCCAGGCCCTCACGATCTCGATGGGCACGGTCAAGACGCACATCGGCAGCCTGCTGTCCAAGCTGCACGCCCGGGACCGCGCCCAGCTCGTCATCGCCGCGTACGAGCACGGCCTGGTCGGCGCCGGCTCGGCCGCACGAGCGCCGCGCTGA
- a CDS encoding transcriptional regulator has translation MLAALDPVIHPIQRLRICALLDPVTEEEFAALRDLLETSDSALSKQLSALTEAGYASQRRAARGGRSRVWVQLTPAGRRAFHGHVAALTALASHGGGPE, from the coding sequence GTGCTCGCCGCCCTCGACCCGGTGATCCACCCGATCCAGCGCCTGCGGATCTGCGCCCTGCTCGACCCGGTCACGGAGGAGGAGTTCGCCGCGCTCCGCGATCTGCTCGAGACGAGCGACTCGGCTCTCAGCAAGCAGCTCTCGGCCCTCACCGAGGCCGGCTACGCCTCCCAGCGCCGCGCCGCCCGGGGCGGGCGGAGCCGCGTCTGGGTGCAGCTCACGCCGGCCGGACGGCGGGCGTTCCACGGCCACGTGGCCGCCCTGACCGCCCTGGCGAGCCACGGCGGCGGCCCCGAGTGA
- a CDS encoding nitroreductase/quinone reductase family protein, with the protein MSIQNPAPPLPPRWFIRSAWAGHRLLYRTTRLGLARPAPGRKAGILRLRTVGRRTGEPRAVMLCYFLDGEDFVTLAMNGWAPSHPAWWLNLQARPDVEVDTADGAVGVRGREVTGAERDRLLARFDDYRGWGDVRTYAAARPHTPVVVLTRT; encoded by the coding sequence ATGTCGATCCAGAACCCGGCACCCCCGCTGCCGCCACGATGGTTCATCCGGTCCGCGTGGGCCGGGCACCGGCTCCTGTACCGGACCACGCGGCTCGGCCTGGCCCGCCCCGCGCCCGGGCGCAAAGCCGGCATCCTGCGGCTGCGCACCGTCGGTCGCCGCACCGGCGAGCCGCGCGCCGTCATGCTGTGTTACTTCCTCGACGGCGAGGACTTCGTCACCCTGGCGATGAACGGCTGGGCACCGAGCCACCCGGCGTGGTGGCTGAACCTGCAGGCACGGCCCGACGTCGAGGTGGACACCGCGGACGGCGCCGTGGGCGTGCGGGGCCGGGAGGTCACCGGGGCCGAGCGGGACCGGCTCCTGGCCCGGTTCGACGACTACCGCGGCTGGGGCGACGTCCGCACCTACGCCGCGGCGCGACCGCACACTCCCGTCGTCGTCCTCACGCGCACCTGA
- a CDS encoding TetR/AcrR family transcriptional regulator: MTSQQPRTAPAGLTPDGIVTVAIGVADADGLAAVSMRRVAQELGVDPMSLYRHVGTKHGLLDLMTDAVVSDIDPVATPSGDWVADARALMLSARGTMLAHPWTAAAIKDRREPTPATLRHLNALLEILRTGGLDVALTHHALHVLGSRVLGFSDDLFDDAAAEQPAPEVAAAQLAFFTRELPRLAELAVAATHEGGLGGCDDDEEFAFSIDLMLAGLERRRQGLA; the protein is encoded by the coding sequence ATGACCAGTCAGCAGCCCCGGACCGCCCCGGCCGGACTCACCCCGGACGGCATCGTCACCGTCGCCATCGGCGTCGCGGACGCCGACGGGCTGGCAGCCGTCAGCATGCGCCGGGTCGCGCAGGAACTCGGGGTGGACCCGATGTCGCTCTACCGGCACGTCGGCACCAAGCACGGGCTCCTCGACCTGATGACCGACGCCGTGGTGAGCGACATCGACCCCGTGGCGACGCCGTCGGGCGACTGGGTCGCGGACGCGCGCGCACTGATGCTCTCCGCGCGAGGCACCATGCTCGCCCACCCGTGGACTGCCGCCGCGATCAAGGACCGGCGCGAGCCCACCCCCGCGACCCTGCGCCACCTGAACGCGCTGCTCGAGATCCTGCGCACCGGTGGCCTGGACGTGGCCCTGACCCACCATGCGCTGCACGTCCTGGGCAGCCGGGTGCTGGGCTTCAGCGACGATCTGTTCGACGATGCCGCAGCAGAGCAGCCGGCACCGGAGGTCGCCGCGGCGCAGCTGGCGTTCTTCACGCGGGAGTTGCCTCGGCTCGCCGAACTGGCCGTCGCGGCCACGCACGAGGGTGGTCTCGGCGGCTGCGACGACGACGAGGAGTTCGCGTTCTCGATCGATCTGATGCTCGCCGGGCTGGAACGGCGTCGGCAGGGTCTCGCCTGA